The genome window GCATTTCGAAAAAAGATCCCGCGTAATATGCTCCGCAATCAGCTTCGCCAACGGCTCAATCGCCCCGCGAAAAGCCTCATCCGAAAGCTCCGCCGCCGTAGCCCGGTTCACATCGCCATCCAGCCCCAGCAACATCGGCGGCAAGCCAAACGAATTCGCAATCATCCGAATCAAAAACTCCTGCCAGGCTAGCCGCAAATCTGCATCCGTCCCCTGCGCAAACCGCAAAACCTCCGGCTTCTGATCCGTCGAAATCAGCGGCACCCGCCCCGTTCCCTCAATCTCGTCCTGCCACCACCGAATCATCCGTTCATGCTGGCTCGGAGTAGCCTCATTCAACCAAAGCGCATACTGCACCACCGAATTCGCCGCCAGCTTCCCCGCAAACCGATGCGCCGACAAAAACTGATTCACCGTCTCAAACGCCACCTCAAGCGGCCCCAAACCAAACGGCGTAAAGCTCCGCGGATTCATCCGCAGATACATCAACTGATCGTCCCGAAGATCCACCGCCTGCCCAGGTACAGATCCCAGCGCCACCTGCGAATACCGCGGCGAATCCGCACTCCCATCCCATCGCGGATTCACCCGGATCGTCGCCCCATCCACCGGCCACATCTGCGCCGGCTGCTCAGCATCGCCCGTAGCCTCCATCTCGATCGCGCCATAACCTCCCGTCAGCGCATCCTCAATCACCTGCTCCATCAGCGTCCGAAAACTATCGTTCGCATTCGGCTCCTCCAGCATCCGCCGCAGCGCCGCCAGCTTCACCCGCGCATCCGCAACATCGGCAGCCACCACACCCCGCCGCACCCGAACTTGCCAATCCATCGCCACAATTCGGTCCTTGATCACATTGATCGCCCGTCTCACCACCGGAGTCTCCGCAAACTTCCGCAGATTCCCCGCCGTAGGCTTCGGCAACCCCTGCCCCGGAACCCCCGTCACCGGGCTAAGAATCGAAGGCAAAGCCAAAGTCCGCCGCGTCGCCAAATCCGCAGACGCCGCATCGATTTCCGGCAAACTTTTCTCCCCCGGCCTGCCCATACCCGCCCGCCAAACCGCCCTCACCCGCTCCACAACACTCACGCAACCCCCTCATAAATCCAAAAATCCACATAAACAAAAAGAGGCCCAGCCAAAGGCCAGACCCCCATTCTTTTCCGTTGTTCGTTTCAATTCCTAAACTGGCTGGTTATCCATCTGCAAGCGGGATAACCGAAATCCCCCGGACAACAAATACCGCTAACCAGCTAACTCGCTAAGCCTGCTGCAAGCCGACACTGACAAGCTAAACAGCTAAACCCCCAACTCCCGCCGAGCCGTCTCCGCTACCCGCCCCAGATCCGCAGTAGTCACCACCCGAATCCGATGCTCCTCCATAGTCTCGACAGCAAACCGGTACAACCCCAGCCGTTCCAGCTCCGCCCCTGCAAACCGCGAAACCGGCTCCACCACCGCCGTCAATTCCAGCCCAACCCGCTCCACCCGCTCCACCCCGGCAATCAAACTCGCCGCAGAAAACGCCAGCACCTTGGCCATCTCCAAACCAGGCTCCAGACTCACCGCCTGAAACATCCGAACCTGACCACTCGCCGGACCATTTGAGCCATCGAGAACATCTATCCGATACCCGCAATCCAACCGCAGCGGATCGCCCACCCGCGTATACAACGCCGCATCAATCCGCTTACGCATCAAATCCCAAACCCCGGCCCGCTCAAACTCCCCGCGCATCGCCGCCTGAATCGCCGCCCGTCCACTCAGCCTCGAAACCCGCTCCCGCTTCTGCGGCTCCACATACAACCGCATCAGCTCCTCAACGCCCGCCTCGATACTCTCAGCCAGGTAAGCCTTCCCGCGCGTCATCTGCACACAGTTGGAAAACGAATCCTCCAGCACATGAAACAGATTTCCCTCCGGCTCCTGCTCAAACCGCCTCCGAAGCTCGCTCTCCAACCCCTCCAGCATCTCCGTATCCGTATCCGGATCGAGGCACCGCACCCGCCGCCAATCCGCAGTGAACTTCACCGCCGCCACGCGCCCCGCCAAACCATCCTTCGCGGCCTCGCGCAATATCACGCCCACATGCACAAACTCATTCCGCACCGGGTCCGGCACATACCGCAGCAGAAAGAACTCGCACTCCAGCCGTTCACTCATAAACACTCAATCGTAATCCGATTCCCGCCCTGCCCACTCTCAATTCACAAACCTTTTGCCCATCCCCACCCATTTCGGAAACGGCTCCCTCGCCGACCGCGCAAACGCCTCAATCAATTCCCGAATCCGTCTCTGCCGCCCAATCAGCACCTC of Acidicapsa ligni contains these proteins:
- a CDS encoding DUF3037 domain-containing protein — protein: MSERLECEFFLLRYVPDPVRNEFVHVGVILREAAKDGLAGRVAAVKFTADWRRVRCLDPDTDTEMLEGLESELRRRFEQEPEGNLFHVLEDSFSNCVQMTRGKAYLAESIEAGVEELMRLYVEPQKRERVSRLSGRAAIQAAMRGEFERAGVWDLMRKRIDAALYTRVGDPLRLDCGYRIDVLDGSNGPASGQVRMFQAVSLEPGLEMAKVLAFSAASLIAGVERVERVGLELTAVVEPVSRFAGAELERLGLYRFAVETMEEHRIRVVTTADLGRVAETARRELGV
- a CDS encoding phage portal protein; its protein translation is MSVVERVRAVWRAGMGRPGEKSLPEIDAASADLATRRTLALPSILSPVTGVPGQGLPKPTAGNLRKFAETPVVRRAINVIKDRIVAMDWQVRVRRGVVAADVADARVKLAALRRMLEEPNANDSFRTLMEQVIEDALTGGYGAIEMEATGDAEQPAQMWPVDGATIRVNPRWDGSADSPRYSQVALGSVPGQAVDLRDDQLMYLRMNPRSFTPFGLGPLEVAFETVNQFLSAHRFAGKLAANSVVQYALWLNEATPSQHERMIRWWQDEIEGTGRVPLISTDQKPEVLRFAQGTDADLRLAWQEFLIRMIANSFGLPPMLLGLDGDVNRATAAELSDEAFRGAIEPLAKLIAEHITRDLFSKCIGWREFEFVFNDLSARDEDTELAIQVQLLAAGVLTVNEVRAMRGLGPMGATGAVQMAAQASSL